One window of the Candidatus Microbacterium colombiense genome contains the following:
- a CDS encoding helix-turn-helix domain containing protein, translating into MSTAGPVIGRRERNKQQKLQRIIAAASELFAAHGVDEVTTQQIAERADIGTGTLFLYAKNKGELLLLVQNANYAVALESGIAAAEDVTDPADAIMALLRPIIDCNRTHVDNGRSYLREMVFGDPTDAHHANALRIVRATEEASVAILRRDPEMDAARAESLARIFSAIMFLTMGASATAALSVDAIAADVRTQVSAVLGR; encoded by the coding sequence ATGTCGACGGCAGGACCAGTGATCGGTCGCCGCGAGCGCAACAAGCAGCAGAAGCTGCAGCGCATCATCGCGGCCGCGTCGGAGCTGTTCGCCGCTCACGGCGTCGACGAGGTCACCACTCAGCAGATCGCCGAACGGGCGGACATCGGCACCGGCACGCTGTTCCTCTATGCCAAGAACAAGGGCGAGCTGCTGCTCCTGGTGCAGAACGCCAACTACGCCGTCGCCCTGGAATCCGGGATCGCCGCGGCCGAGGACGTCACGGACCCGGCGGATGCGATCATGGCCCTGCTCCGGCCCATCATCGACTGCAACCGCACGCACGTCGACAACGGTCGCAGCTATCTGCGCGAGATGGTGTTCGGCGACCCAACGGATGCACACCACGCGAACGCCCTCCGCATCGTGCGGGCGACCGAGGAGGCATCCGTCGCCATCCTCCGACGCGACCCCGAGATGGATGCGGCACGCGCCGAGAGCCTCGCACGCATCTTCTCGGCGATCATGTTCCTGACGATGGGCGCGAGCGCCACTGCCGCGCTGTCCGTCGACGCCATCGCCGCCGACGTCCGCACGCAGGTCAGCGCGGTCCTCGGACGCTAG
- a CDS encoding SDR family oxidoreductase has translation MPSLTDAVVLVTGANGGIGSRFVAEALARGAAKVYATARTPQTWDDERVVPLALDVTVAASIQAVVEAAPDVTVLINNAGASVPTPGILSHSDAEIRTNVETNFLGPLFLARAYAPLLAGRPGAAIIDIHSALSWFAVAGIYSATKAALWSATNSLRLELAPAGVHVVGVHVGYVDTAMAEHVTDPKTDPADLVRAVLDATERGEYEVLADDISVQLKAGLSAPLDAVYPQLAAVQA, from the coding sequence ATGCCGTCACTCACCGACGCCGTCGTCCTGGTCACCGGAGCGAACGGGGGCATCGGCTCGCGCTTCGTCGCCGAGGCGCTCGCACGCGGAGCCGCCAAGGTCTATGCCACCGCCCGCACCCCGCAGACCTGGGACGACGAGCGGGTCGTGCCCCTCGCCCTCGACGTCACGGTTGCCGCGTCGATCCAGGCGGTCGTCGAGGCCGCCCCCGACGTGACGGTGCTGATCAACAACGCCGGAGCCTCGGTTCCCACTCCCGGCATCCTCTCCCATTCGGATGCCGAGATCCGCACGAACGTCGAGACGAACTTCCTCGGACCCCTCTTCCTCGCCCGCGCCTACGCACCGCTTCTGGCCGGTCGCCCCGGTGCCGCGATCATCGACATCCACTCCGCGCTCTCCTGGTTCGCGGTCGCGGGCATCTACAGCGCGACCAAGGCGGCGCTGTGGTCGGCGACCAACTCGCTCCGGCTCGAGCTCGCGCCCGCCGGTGTGCACGTCGTCGGCGTGCATGTGGGATACGTCGACACCGCGATGGCCGAGCACGTCACCGACCCCAAGACCGACCCCGCCGACCTGGTGCGTGCGGTTCTCGATGCGACCGAGCGCGGCGAGTACGAGGTGCTCGCCGATGACATCTCCGTGCAGCTCAAGGCAGGGCTCAGCGCACCGCTGGATGCCGTCTATCCGCAGCTCGCCGCCGTTCAAGCCTGA